GGTCACCTCCGGTATTGTTTCCGCTCTAGGACGCAGCGGCCTGAACATTGAAAATTTCGAGAACTTCATTCAAACCGATGCCGCTATCAATAGTGGTAACTCTGGTGGTGCTTTGGTGAACCTAAATGGTGAGTTGATTGGTATCAATACTGCTATTTTGGGGCCAAATGGCGGTAATGTTGGTATTGGGTTTGCCATTCCATCAAATATGATGAACAACCTAACAGCACAAATCCTTGAGTTTGGTGAAGTTAAACGCGGAATGTTAGGTGTTCAAGGTGGAGAAATTACTTCAGAGCTTGCTGATGCACTCGGCTATGAGTCCAGTAAAGGGGCTTTTGTTAGTCAAGTGGTGCCTGACAGTGCAGCAGATAAAGCAGGGCTCAAAGCGGGTGATGTCATTGTATCCGTCAACGGCAAAAGCATTCATTCATTCAGTGAACTGCGCGCAAAAGTTGCAACACTTGGTGCAGGCAAACAAATCTCGCTCGGAGTGGTCCGCGATGGTAAGAAGGAAAACTTTGATGTGACATTAGGTGAGCAGCAAAATGTCAAAGCCTCAGCCGACAAACTCCATGACGGCCTTTCTGGTGCAGAACTCACCAATACAACCTCAAGCGATCCAGTACAAGGCATTAAAGTCGCCGGCGTAGAGAAAGGCTCAAAAGCTGAAGCGTATCAGCTCGCGAAAGGTGACATCATTATTGGTGTAAACCGTAAACGAGTCAAAAACCTTGCTGAGTTTAGAAAAGTCCTTGAGAAGCAACCAAGTGTATTGGCTCTGAACATTCAACGTGGCGAACGGACTATTTATTTAGTCGTACGTTAAAAAACGAGAGCTCAATGTCAAAGGACGGTAGGATCTCCTGCCGTCCTTTTATTATTTTCTCATCTAATGCTATCCTTTCGCCACTTGTCTGATATTTAGAGTGGTTAGGAAGATATGCTGCAATTCTTATTGCGTTCAATAGGTTTAGGGCTGGCAACAGCAGCATTATTACTATTGGCGATCCCTTCTCTACGCTCTACTATCCTCCCTCAGACACTGAGCGATGAAATCAGTATTACTTCGGCGCAAGAAATCTCATTTAACAGTGCAGTACATAAGGCTGCGCCTGCTGTTGTGAACATTTACAGCCGAAAGTACAAAGAGGATGATCGTTCGAAGCTATTGACCCAGGGGCTGGGCTCTGGGGTTATTGTTAGCGACAAAGGCTATATCATCACTAACTATCATGTTGTTGCTCAAGCCGATCAGGTGGTAGTAGCACTGCAAGATGG
This sequence is a window from Vibrio coralliilyticus. Protein-coding genes within it:
- a CDS encoding DegQ family serine endoprotease, whose product is MKKPLLALTVLSLSLSSIITPIPATAALPLSVDGEQLPSLAPMLEKVTPAVVSISVEGTQVSKQRIPEQFRFFFGPEFPTEQLQERPFRGLGSGVIINADKGYIVTNYHVINGAEKIRVKLHDGREYDAELVGGDQMSDVALLQLEKAKNLTEIQIADSDALRVGDFAVAIGNPFGLGQTVTSGIVSALGRSGLNIENFENFIQTDAAINSGNSGGALVNLNGELIGINTAILGPNGGNVGIGFAIPSNMMNNLTAQILEFGEVKRGMLGVQGGEITSELADALGYESSKGAFVSQVVPDSAADKAGLKAGDVIVSVNGKSIHSFSELRAKVATLGAGKQISLGVVRDGKKENFDVTLGEQQNVKASADKLHDGLSGAELTNTTSSDPVQGIKVAGVEKGSKAEAYQLAKGDIIIGVNRKRVKNLAEFRKVLEKQPSVLALNIQRGERTIYLVVR